From the genome of Flavobacterium luteolum, one region includes:
- a CDS encoding gliding motility-associated protein GldE: MDPEPSLLFSTNLDANLIIGFVGIFILLFLSAIVSGAEVALFSLSQQDIDETLNDNLAKGKIISNLLEKPKKLLATLLVANNFFNIGVVILFAYLGQNIFSNVSSPAFKFTLEVILVTFLILLFGEVLPKVYASRNSVRFAKRVAYPLAFLDKVLTPISLPMRAVTIYFQNKLGKQKSNFSVNQLSQALELTDSEGTSTEEQKILEGIVSFGNTDTKQVMSPRIDIFALEISETFQEIYPKIIETGFSRIPVYRDNIDQIEGVLFVKDLLPYIDKEEFDWTSLIREAFFVPENKKLDNLLKDFQSLKSHLAIVVDEYGGTSGLVSLEDVIEEIVGDISDEFDDENLNFSQIDENNFLFEGKINLKDFYRIVDVDEDVFEAHKGEAETLAGFILEILGNFPKKDQKIPFENCIFTVETVDKKRVKQIKVTIN; this comes from the coding sequence TCGGAATTTTTATATTGTTATTTCTTTCAGCAATTGTTTCAGGAGCTGAAGTTGCTCTTTTTTCGTTATCACAGCAAGACATCGATGAGACTTTAAACGATAATCTTGCAAAAGGAAAAATTATTTCAAATTTATTAGAAAAGCCTAAAAAGCTTCTCGCGACTTTATTGGTAGCCAATAACTTCTTTAATATTGGTGTAGTAATTCTATTTGCTTATTTAGGACAGAATATTTTTTCCAATGTTAGTTCTCCAGCTTTTAAATTTACGCTCGAAGTAATCTTGGTCACTTTCCTTATTTTACTATTTGGCGAAGTGCTTCCTAAAGTTTATGCAAGCAGAAATAGTGTTCGTTTTGCCAAACGTGTTGCTTATCCATTGGCTTTTTTAGATAAAGTGCTTACTCCGATCAGTTTGCCAATGCGTGCTGTTACAATATATTTTCAAAATAAATTAGGAAAGCAAAAAAGCAATTTTTCTGTCAATCAACTTTCTCAGGCATTGGAGCTTACAGATTCGGAAGGAACTTCAACAGAAGAGCAAAAGATTTTGGAAGGAATTGTTTCTTTTGGAAATACAGATACAAAGCAGGTAATGAGTCCAAGAATTGATATTTTTGCATTGGAAATATCAGAAACATTTCAAGAAATTTATCCTAAAATAATAGAAACAGGTTTTTCGAGAATTCCGGTTTATCGAGATAATATTGATCAGATTGAAGGTGTGCTTTTCGTAAAAGATTTATTGCCTTATATTGATAAAGAAGAATTTGATTGGACTTCTTTAATTAGAGAAGCTTTCTTTGTTCCTGAGAATAAAAAGTTAGATAATCTATTAAAGGATTTTCAAAGTTTAAAAAGCCATTTAGCAATTGTGGTTGATGAATACGGAGGAACTTCTGGATTGGTTTCTTTAGAAGATGTTATCGAGGAAATCGTTGGTGATATTAGTGATGAATTTGATGATGAAAATCTGAACTTCTCGCAAATAGATGAAAATAATTTTCTTTTTGAAGGAAAAATAAACTTGAAAGATTTCTACAGAATTGTAGATGTTGACGAAGATGTTTTTGAAGCCCACAAAGGTGAAGCCGAAACATTAGCTGGATTTATTCTGGAGATTTTAGGTAATTTCCCTAAAAAAGATCAAAAAATACCTTTCGAAAACTGTATTTTCACCGTAGAAACAGTTGATAAAAAGCGTGTAAAACAAATAAAAGTAACCATAAATTAA
- the gldD gene encoding gliding motility lipoprotein GldD, with protein sequence MLNKILSISAILLALTVISCKNDVLPKPASYLRLDYPEAKYVNFENTCPFTFQMNEDAIIKGEKECGFAITYPKMKATIYLTYKPVNGNIDKLLRDAQKLTYEHVIKADDILEQPYLNPQKKVYGMFYQVDGNAATNSQFYVTDSTKHFLIGSVYFYAKPNFDSIMPAASYVKNDMQRLMETLKWK encoded by the coding sequence ATGCTTAATAAAATACTTTCAATATCAGCAATTTTGCTTGCGCTAACGGTTATAAGCTGTAAAAATGATGTTTTGCCAAAACCAGCAAGTTATCTGCGATTAGATTATCCAGAAGCAAAATATGTGAATTTTGAAAACACTTGTCCGTTTACTTTTCAAATGAATGAGGATGCTATTATAAAAGGAGAAAAAGAATGTGGTTTTGCAATTACCTATCCAAAGATGAAAGCGACCATTTATTTGACTTATAAGCCTGTAAATGGCAATATTGATAAATTGCTACGTGACGCTCAAAAACTCACTTACGAGCACGTTATTAAAGCCGATGATATCTTGGAACAGCCGTACTTAAATCCACAAAAAAAAGTATATGGAATGTTTTACCAAGTAGACGGAAATGCAGCGACAAATTCTCAGTTCTACGTTACAGACAGTACAAAACACTTTTTAATTGGTTCGGTGTATTTTTATGCAAAACCAAATTTTGATTCGATTATGCCTGCGGCGAGTTATGTTAAAAACGATATGCAGCGTTTGATGGAAACATTAAAATGGAAATAA
- a CDS encoding helix-turn-helix domain-containing protein, producing the protein MSTLTKPSHIGRKISRIRELKDMKQEALAQALGTNQQAISAMENSETIDDDKLKEVAKALGVTVEAIKNFSEENMINYFNTFTDQSAGTFNNHCTFNPLDKMIELVDENRKLYERLLESEKEKNAYLEKVLKEK; encoded by the coding sequence ATGAGCACATTAACGAAACCAAGTCATATAGGGCGAAAAATAAGCCGTATTCGTGAACTGAAAGATATGAAGCAGGAAGCATTGGCTCAGGCTTTAGGAACTAATCAACAAGCAATATCTGCTATGGAAAACAGTGAAACTATTGATGATGATAAACTCAAAGAAGTAGCAAAAGCGCTTGGCGTAACTGTGGAAGCAATTAAGAATTTTTCTGAAGAAAATATGATAAATTACTTTAATACTTTTACTGATCAAAGTGCAGGAACTTTCAATAATCATTGTACTTTCAATCCGCTAGATAAAATGATAGAGCTTGTAGATGAAAATAGAAAACTATATGAGCGTCTGTTAGAATCGGAAAAAGAGAAAAATGCTTATTTAGAAAAAGTACTTAAAGAGAAGTAA
- a CDS encoding heavy-metal-associated domain-containing protein: MKISKILFAAAIAGLVFVGCKKAEDKSLEVVNKEKSAPKEHKPIAAENLQTASFTIDGMTCAVGCAKTIEEELANLDGVEKATVDFDKKTAKVSFDKTIQNSESLTKVVQETGDGKTYKVSNFKS; the protein is encoded by the coding sequence ATGAAAATTTCAAAAATCTTATTCGCTGCAGCAATCGCTGGTTTAGTATTTGTTGGCTGTAAAAAAGCAGAAGACAAAAGTCTTGAAGTGGTAAATAAAGAAAAAAGTGCTCCAAAAGAACACAAACCAATCGCAGCTGAAAACCTTCAAACGGCAAGCTTTACAATTGACGGAATGACTTGCGCTGTTGGATGCGCTAAAACTATCGAAGAAGAATTAGCAAACCTTGATGGAGTTGAAAAAGCAACGGTTGATTTTGACAAAAAAACAGCAAAGGTAAGTTTTGATAAAACAATCCAAAATTCAGAATCTTTAACAAAAGTAGTTCAAGAAACTGGAGACGGAAAAACATATAAAGTTTCGAATTTTAAATCTTAA
- a CDS encoding DMT family transporter, producing METKQLKWIYLTILSLIWGSSFILIKKGLIGLSAVQVGSFRIIFAAFFLLIVGFNSLKKISRRQWKFVAITSLFGTFMPAYLFAIAETQVNSSIVAILNSLTPLNTLVLGIIAFRIQFQKRQVLGVFVGLVGCLLLVLSGDSASGTQNYLYVLLVVIATLSYAINVNLIKKYLHDLNSVSITTGNFAVLLLPALIILSTTDISQKIHFAETQHSILFVAILGILGTGIANILFFKLIQMSSPVFATSVTYLIPIVAFFWGLLDNEFLTPIQSVGAFIILIGVYLSAKK from the coding sequence ATGGAAACAAAACAGTTAAAGTGGATTTACTTGACTATTCTTTCTCTTATTTGGGGAAGCTCTTTTATTCTGATAAAAAAAGGATTGATAGGTTTAAGCGCTGTTCAGGTGGGATCGTTCCGAATTATTTTTGCTGCTTTTTTTTTGCTGATTGTAGGTTTTAATAGTCTAAAGAAGATTTCGCGCCGTCAATGGAAATTTGTTGCCATAACTTCGCTTTTTGGGACTTTTATGCCGGCCTATCTTTTTGCTATTGCAGAAACTCAGGTAAATAGCTCAATTGTAGCAATTTTAAATTCGCTTACACCTTTAAATACTTTAGTTTTAGGAATTATAGCTTTTAGAATTCAGTTTCAAAAACGACAAGTTTTAGGGGTTTTTGTCGGACTTGTAGGCTGTCTGCTTTTAGTTTTAAGCGGCGATTCTGCAAGCGGAACTCAAAATTATCTTTATGTTTTATTGGTGGTTATAGCAACACTTAGTTATGCGATCAACGTAAATCTGATTAAAAAATATCTTCACGATTTAAATTCTGTAAGTATCACAACAGGAAATTTTGCGGTTTTGCTTTTGCCAGCATTAATCATTTTAAGTACAACCGATATTAGTCAGAAAATACATTTTGCAGAAACGCAACATTCTATACTTTTTGTTGCTATTCTAGGAATTTTAGGAACCGGAATAGCCAATATTCTTTTCTTTAAACTGATTCAAATGTCGTCACCAGTTTTTGCAACATCAGTAACATATTTAATTCCGATCGTAGCATTTTTCTGGGGATTGTTAGATAACGAATTCCTGACACCAATTCAATCTGTGGGCGCTTTTATTATTTTGATTGGGGTTTATTTGTCGGCGAAGAAGTAG